TTGTTGGACCAAACGAAATAGGTGGGAGATCATGAAAGAAATACTTTTCAGTTCCTGGGGGAATGAGGTTGTGGACCACCGAGATACAACTACCCATGCCGGTGAACCGATAAAACAGGTTGAATTGCCGGAATATTTTAAGCAAGACACCAGGATCAAAGCGTTGATTGGATGGTATGGAATTGTTTTGCGCTCCGCGGATGTTGATATTCTTGATCTGTGCCGGGCATATATGGCTGATGTCCACAGGTACTCTTGTGGCAAGTGTATTCCCTGCCGTACCGGTACCGGTATCATGGCTGACCGATTAAAAAAACTGTGCCAGGGCCGGGGGGAGCCGGAAGACATCGACATACTAATGAGCCTGGCTGAAATGGTCAGCAGTACGGCGAAATGCAGCATCGGCCAAACTGGACCGATTCCTATCCTGCACGCCTTAAAGCATTTCGCAAGTGAATTCGAACTTGCGGCTCAGGGAAAAAGAGCCGATGGGTCCGGCACCTACTATTCCAAACTCACCGCACCCTGCATGGATGCCTGCCCGATTCATCTTGATATTCCCAAATATGTGGAATGTATCAAAGAAGGCAAATTTGGAGAATCCCTTGATGTAATTCGTGAACGCCTTCCCCTGCCGGGCATTGTGGGGCGCGTCTGTGTACGTCCCTGTGAAGCGCATTGCCGTCGTGCCAATGTGGATGAACCCATATCCATAAAATACCTGAAACGATTTGTGGCGGATTGTGAATTGTCACGTTACCAACAGCCCGATTATCCAATTACCCCTTCAGCAAAAACAGGGAAAATAGCCATTGTTGGAGCCGGTCCCGCCGGTATCACCTGTGCCTACCATCTGGCCGGCAAAGGTCATGAGGTGACCATTTACGAGCAGCTGGATGAGCCCGGCGGGATGTCCGCCGTTGGCATCCCCGACTATCGGCTGCCTCGCGGTATTCTGCGCGGCGAGGTGGAACGGGTTCAAAACATGGGCGTCACCATTCAATACCATACTTCCGTGGGCAGGGATATCACCTTAAAACAGCTTGAAAATGACAATGATGCTGTTTTTATTGGTATTGGGGCCCAAAACAGTTCATCCATGCGCGTTGAAGGAGAAGAAGCGGGCTATAAAGGATTTGTTCCCGGGGTGAAGTATTTGCTGGATATTAACGAAGGCCGGGATCCTTATCCTGAGGGCAAACAGGTGGTCGTCATTGGCGGCGGAAATGTGGCCATCGACTGCGTGCGATGCTCTTGCCGTATCGGTAAAGAGGTCAATTTGATCTATCGCCGTACCAGACATGAAATGCCGGCCGATGACGTTGAGATCCACGATGCCGAAGAAGAAAAAGTCCCCTTTCACTTTCTTACCACTCCTACGAAAATACTGCAAAAAAATGGAAAGGTGACCGGACTTGAGTGCATCCGTATGGAACTCGGTGAACCGGATGAAAGCGGCAGACGACGGCCCGTGCCCATCGAAGGCTCGGAATATGTTTTTGACTGTGACACGGTTGTTCCGGCCATCGGCCAACGCATCGATCTGTCATTACTTAAAGGCTTGGAAGATATCAAAACCACCCCATGGAGTACCATTGTGGTAGATGAAGTAACCAAGCAAAGCAGTCGTCCCAAAATATTTTCAGCCGGAGACTGCGAGACCGGACCGGGAACGTTGATCAGCGCCTGTGCCGGGGGCCGCCAGGCGGCCCGCAGCATTGACCGCCTGATCAATGGGTTGCCCCTTGAATATGATGACAATGATTATTTTAATATGCTCTTTAAAAAAGTAAAGACGTATGACCCCGATGAAAAAGTCGGCATTGTAAGCGGCAGAAAACGCAAACACCTGGACATGCTGCCGGCAGATACAAGAAAATTCACCTTTGATGAGGTTGAAGAGGGCTTCCCCACCGCTGAAGCCATTGCCGAAGCGGATCGCTGTTTGCGATGCTACCGCGTGGCCATGATTGCAGTATAAGACCTTGGGGAGAAACTCTCCTATCCATAAAACAAATAACCCGGCCTGTTTAAGACCGGGTTATTTGTCTAAGAAGGACTCATACGCTCAGCCAGTTTCCTCATTTAAAACGGAACTACTTCATCGTTAGCTCTAAGGATCGATTATGAATGAAAAAGTAATGATATTCGTTGATGGATCAAATCTTCTCCGCGGTGTAGGCCAAGAAATAGGAAAGAAAATAGACTCCGTCAAGCCAAACGACGACGAGTTGCATCTATCGGCTATGATCGTCAACACACTTTGGTCTCGATTATCGAATGATGCTTTTGTTGGCTCAGTTGACGGTCGAGTTGTAAGACGCTATTGGTTCGGATCATTCGTAGGCGGAGACCAACAGGAACAACGTATTAAAAAATGCTTGAGAAAGAGCAATTTTGAACCGGTCCTATTCAAAAAACTAAAGGCCAAAGGAAAAGAGAAGCGTGTAGACATAGCTATTGCAAGGGAATTGCTTATCAATGCATCTAATCGAAACATGGATATAGCCATACTTGTGGCTGGTGATGAAGATTATGTAGACTTGGTTCAAGATATAAAAAGATATGGGGTCAGGATTACAGGCTCCTTTTTTGAACGTGGAACCTCTCCATTGCTTCGTCTCGCTGTTGATTATTTTCATCAGTTAAACATCTGGGGAGACGGTCACAAAGAACTTGTAAAAAAAATCAAGAGCTAACCCTTAATTTAACGCGGACTGGCTAAAAGCGCTTCCGCGCTTCCAGCCATGCGGTTAATTGCACCATTCTTTTTCAGTAGTAAAAATTACCTATCTCAAAGCATTTAATTAGCAAGTTTTTGCAGATGTCCATTCCATAACTCGATGTTAGCCTTTGTTGTGATACATATAGAAGGTATCACCAGCTTTAGAATCGTGTGATATGATTTAGATATAAAACGGTTCGAGCTAATTTCACGACGAGTTATCGCGTATCCTTATATTTGCGTTTATATGTTTTAAGATACATAAAGGGGGATGTTTAGATACCCAGCGCGGCAACCTTCGCACGATGATTTTCAACCATCTGACGATTATATTCCATTTGCTCTTCAGTAAGGTCTTCTATTGCAGGCAATTCAGATTCAAGTTTTTCCCAACGATGTTTCATGCCTTCCATTGATATCCCATCGACCATACTACGATGAAAAAAGCAATTGGCAACTGCTTTTAGCTCGTTTGAAAGTCCCGTACCTGACAAAAAGCGGTTTACGATCCACAAATAGATGTCAACTATTTGGAGGCCAATGCTATTCTCACTGCTTAAAATCTTGATATTTTTCTGCGGAATTCCTTTATACAGAACATTATCCGTGTCCAAACCGTGATACATTGGATTAGTCAGATAGAGCCTGCGTTGTTTATCCTCAGCTTTCTTTAAACCTTCAGAAATTTTTAGCGAAAAAAAATGTGTGTCAATCTGCGCCTGATTGAACTGGCTTTGCCTATCAACCGTTATCGCCCTGGCATTTTTTCTCTTTTTTTTCCTAAGCCTCATGGCCATTGCGGTTATAACAAACTGAAAACAGATCGCATTGGGGGAGATAAAATTCTGGTCACTCGCACCGAAATCCAGAGTCAAAGGGTGCGTAATCCCATACTTTAATGCGTCAATGATCAGCTCTTTTGATCTAATATCAAAAGAGGAACTCTGAGTACGAGATAATATCTTCCTAAGTAGCGATACCACCCTCTGTTCCTGTGTGTTAATTTTCTTGTGTTTGCATAAATCCCAAGATTCTTTAAGGAGGTCTTCATCAAACAATGTTGCAAGCCGATGAATAATCGGATACCTGAGAGGGGACCAATATAGGTCCCACTTCACAGCCTCGTTAAGGCCCGCATCAAAGACAGCATCAAAAAACATTGTTAAAGCAAAGGTTGGTTTATGAATAAAATAGTAGTCAAAATCAAAACGTATCCTTTTTTGGAGGTCATATAACAATCGAGAGATACGAGTAAGCTTATCGACTCCTAGGATATTTGCGTGGAGGGAATCAACGCTTAATTCCTGAAGCATTTTTTTGTGAAAAGGCTTACCTAACACATCGACATTAGCCGTACTTGAAAGCACACCGTAGCTTAGTTGTGGCTGGTTTGGGTCAAAAAGATTGTTCCCGGTATTTCCAGACTCATCAATATGAAAAAACATTTTGGTTGACTCTCAGATAAATAAAGTTGTGTAATAAAAAAGCTATCCGGTTATATGAAATGCTGGGATAACTTGAAGTTATACGTATCGACCTTTAAGATTTTTTGTGTACAGAGTGTTATACGAACCTTTTAAAAAATCAACTATAAAATCCTATTTACAATATCCTTTTTTCATGGCCCAATTTAATCCCTTACATTTTCCTAATTCACAAGCTTTTTGGAAGTCATGGCAAGATCTGTCATAACTGCCTTTGAAAAACCAGGCGATCCCTCGGTTGTTATAGGCATCAGCGTATTTCGGATTTAATTCAATGACTTTGTCATAATCCGAAATTGCCTGATCATAATATCCTTTGCGATACCAGGCGATCCCTCGAGTGTTATAGACAAAAGCGTGTCTCGGGTTTAATTCAATGGCTTTATCATAATCCGAAATTGCCCGATCATAATTGCCTTTATCAGACCAGGCGACCCCTCGGTTGTAATAGGCATCAACGTGTCTCGGGTTTAATTCAATGGCTTTATCATAATCCGAAATTGCCTGATCATAGTTGCCTTTGCGATGCCAAGTGTTCCCTCGATTGTTATAGACAAAA
The DNA window shown above is from Thermodesulfobacteriota bacterium and carries:
- a CDS encoding FAD-dependent oxidoreductase produces the protein MKEILFSSWGNEVVDHRDTTTHAGEPIKQVELPEYFKQDTRIKALIGWYGIVLRSADVDILDLCRAYMADVHRYSCGKCIPCRTGTGIMADRLKKLCQGRGEPEDIDILMSLAEMVSSTAKCSIGQTGPIPILHALKHFASEFELAAQGKRADGSGTYYSKLTAPCMDACPIHLDIPKYVECIKEGKFGESLDVIRERLPLPGIVGRVCVRPCEAHCRRANVDEPISIKYLKRFVADCELSRYQQPDYPITPSAKTGKIAIVGAGPAGITCAYHLAGKGHEVTIYEQLDEPGGMSAVGIPDYRLPRGILRGEVERVQNMGVTIQYHTSVGRDITLKQLENDNDAVFIGIGAQNSSSMRVEGEEAGYKGFVPGVKYLLDINEGRDPYPEGKQVVVIGGGNVAIDCVRCSCRIGKEVNLIYRRTRHEMPADDVEIHDAEEEKVPFHFLTTPTKILQKNGKVTGLECIRMELGEPDESGRRRPVPIEGSEYVFDCDTVVPAIGQRIDLSLLKGLEDIKTTPWSTIVVDEVTKQSSRPKIFSAGDCETGPGTLISACAGGRQAARSIDRLINGLPLEYDDNDYFNMLFKKVKTYDPDEKVGIVSGRKRKHLDMLPADTRKFTFDEVEEGFPTAEAIAEADRCLRCYRVAMIAV
- a CDS encoding NYN domain-containing protein — protein: MNEKVMIFVDGSNLLRGVGQEIGKKIDSVKPNDDELHLSAMIVNTLWSRLSNDAFVGSVDGRVVRRYWFGSFVGGDQQEQRIKKCLRKSNFEPVLFKKLKAKGKEKRVDIAIARELLINASNRNMDIAILVAGDEDYVDLVQDIKRYGVRITGSFFERGTSPLLRLAVDYFHQLNIWGDGHKELVKKIKS
- a CDS encoding DUF3800 domain-containing protein, with translation MFFHIDESGNTGNNLFDPNQPQLSYGVLSSTANVDVLGKPFHKKMLQELSVDSLHANILGVDKLTRISRLLYDLQKRIRFDFDYYFIHKPTFALTMFFDAVFDAGLNEAVKWDLYWSPLRYPIIHRLATLFDEDLLKESWDLCKHKKINTQEQRVVSLLRKILSRTQSSSFDIRSKELIIDALKYGITHPLTLDFGASDQNFISPNAICFQFVITAMAMRLRKKKRKNARAITVDRQSQFNQAQIDTHFFSLKISEGLKKAEDKQRRLYLTNPMYHGLDTDNVLYKGIPQKNIKILSSENSIGLQIVDIYLWIVNRFLSGTGLSNELKAVANCFFHRSMVDGISMEGMKHRWEKLESELPAIEDLTEEQMEYNRQMVENHRAKVAALGI